Proteins encoded in a region of the Methanofollis tationis genome:
- the argF gene encoding ornithine carbamoyltransferase, which yields MKKDFLTLLDVDAGELEALLAEAERLKALRREGRSHALLQGKSLGMIFEKASTRTRVSFEAGMHDLGGHALFLNPSDLQIGRGELARDTARVLSRYVSAVMIRAYKHTTIEEFARYASVPVINGLSDIAHPCQVLADLMTLKEHFSSLKDLRLAWIGDGNNVCNTLLMASAHTGLDLRVACPPGYQPPQRIVEEALSHGAHLTFCKTAEEAADGAHALYTDVWVSMGNEAEREARLRAFQGYTITTEIVNRAEPDAIVMHCLPAHRGEEITDEVIEGPQSVVWDQAENRLHAQKALLVRLLH from the coding sequence ATGAAGAAGGATTTTCTTACACTTCTGGATGTAGATGCAGGCGAACTTGAGGCGCTTCTTGCCGAGGCCGAGCGGCTCAAGGCCCTGCGCAGGGAAGGGCGCTCTCATGCCCTTCTGCAGGGCAAAAGCCTCGGCATGATATTCGAGAAGGCCTCCACCCGGACCCGTGTCTCCTTTGAGGCGGGCATGCACGACCTCGGGGGACATGCCCTCTTTCTCAACCCGAGCGATCTGCAGATCGGCCGCGGCGAACTGGCGCGGGACACGGCGCGGGTGCTCTCCCGCTATGTCTCGGCGGTGATGATCAGGGCGTACAAACACACGACCATCGAGGAATTCGCGCGATATGCATCTGTACCGGTGATCAACGGGCTCTCAGATATCGCCCATCCCTGCCAGGTGCTCGCCGACCTCATGACCCTGAAGGAACATTTCTCATCCCTGAAGGATCTGCGGCTCGCCTGGATAGGTGACGGGAACAATGTCTGCAACACGCTTCTGATGGCCTCGGCCCATACCGGCCTTGACCTGCGTGTCGCCTGCCCGCCAGGCTATCAGCCCCCGCAACGGATCGTTGAGGAGGCCCTTTCCCACGGGGCCCATCTGACCTTCTGTAAAACGGCCGAAGAGGCCGCCGATGGGGCCCATGCTCTCTATACCGATGTCTGGGTTTCGATGGGCAACGAAGCCGAGCGCGAGGCGCGGCTGCGTGCCTTCCAGGGTTATACGATCACCACCGAGATCGTGAACCGTGCCGAACCCGACGCCATCGTGATGCACTGCCTCCCTGCACACCGCGGCGAGGAGATCACCGACGAGGTGATCGAAGGGCCGCAGAGCGTCGTCTGGGACCAGGCCGAGAATCGGCTCCACGCCCAGAAAGCCCTTCTTGTGCGGCTGCTCCACTAA
- the purD gene encoding phosphoribosylamine--glycine ligase translates to MDMKILVVGGGGREHAIARALSCNSEATIFSVMARKNPGIAALSKRHLIEKETRVEKVADFARECGVDCAIIGPEAPLEAGIADALQQQGIPCVGPTRLAARLETDKAFCRDMMERHGIPGRPHYRVFHDTAAACDYIDAYDGDLAVKPIGLTGGKGVRIMGEQVDREGAKAYARTLDGGVVLEERLIGEEFTLQAFVDGNHLVPMPLVQDHKRAFEGDTGPNTGGMGTYSLEDHLLPFVTHADYEAALEIMRGTVAAMAVEGQPYRGILYGQFMNTRDGPKVVEFNSRFGDPEAMNVLSLLESDFAAILCRIVEGSLSRAHVQFAPKATVCKYLVPEGYPDAPVSGAPIAVGDYGDAILYYANVGEKDGRMVTLQSRTMAFVGLGDSLAEAEETAERAAASVRGGVWYRHDIGKPALLDKRIKHMKEIR, encoded by the coding sequence ATGGACATGAAGATTCTTGTTGTGGGCGGAGGAGGCAGGGAACACGCCATAGCCCGTGCCCTCTCCTGCAACAGTGAAGCCACGATTTTTTCGGTAATGGCCAGAAAAAACCCGGGTATTGCCGCTCTTTCGAAGCGTCACCTCATAGAAAAAGAGACCCGTGTCGAAAAAGTCGCTGATTTTGCCCGTGAATGTGGCGTGGACTGCGCGATCATCGGCCCTGAGGCGCCCCTTGAGGCAGGTATCGCCGATGCTCTCCAGCAGCAGGGCATCCCCTGTGTCGGCCCCACCCGTCTGGCCGCACGCCTCGAGACCGACAAGGCGTTCTGCAGGGATATGATGGAACGGCACGGGATTCCCGGTCGCCCCCATTACCGGGTCTTCCATGACACCGCTGCCGCCTGCGACTATATCGACGCTTATGACGGCGACCTTGCTGTAAAGCCGATCGGCCTCACCGGCGGCAAGGGCGTCAGGATCATGGGCGAGCAGGTCGACCGCGAAGGGGCGAAGGCGTATGCCAGGACCCTTGACGGTGGTGTCGTTCTTGAGGAACGGCTCATCGGCGAGGAGTTCACCCTTCAGGCCTTTGTCGACGGCAACCATCTGGTGCCGATGCCCCTGGTCCAGGACCACAAACGCGCCTTTGAGGGGGACACCGGCCCGAATACCGGCGGCATGGGCACCTACTCCCTCGAAGATCATCTCCTCCCATTTGTCACGCATGCCGATTACGAGGCTGCCCTCGAGATCATGCGGGGAACGGTGGCGGCGATGGCCGTCGAGGGGCAGCCCTACCGCGGGATCCTGTATGGTCAATTCATGAATACGCGGGACGGCCCGAAGGTTGTGGAGTTCAACTCCCGGTTCGGCGATCCCGAGGCGATGAATGTTCTTTCGCTTCTGGAGAGCGATTTTGCCGCAATTCTCTGCAGGATCGTCGAGGGCAGCCTCTCCAGGGCCCACGTGCAGTTTGCGCCGAAAGCGACGGTCTGCAAATATCTCGTTCCCGAAGGGTATCCGGACGCCCCGGTGTCAGGGGCGCCGATCGCCGTCGGGGACTATGGCGACGCTATCCTCTACTATGCGAATGTCGGGGAGAAGGACGGCCGGATGGTGACCCTTCAGTCAAGAACGATGGCGTTTGTCGGGCTTGGCGACTCCCTTGCAGAGGCCGAGGAGACTGCCGAGCGGGCGGCGGCATCGGTGAGAGGAGGCGTATGGTACCGGCACGACATCGGCAAACCTGCCCTCCTTGACAAACGGATCAAACATATGAAGGAAATACGATGA
- a CDS encoding argininosuccinate synthase has translation MGKGKIVLAYSGGLDTSICIPLLKEHYGYDEVVTVVVDVGQPAHEIEEGAKKGERLADRHYTVDAKDAFVREHIFRAIKANGSYEGYPMGTALARPLIAEEIVAIAKKEGATAIAHGCTGKGNDQLRFDFIFRANGFEVVAPIREMNLAREWEIEYAEKHGVPVPVKKEKPWSIDENFWSRSIEGGKLEDPAYHPPEEIFAWTLSAQDAPAEPETVTIGFEQGVPVSLNGKRMEGGDLIQELNAIAGRHGVGRNDMIEDRILGLKARENYEHPAATVILTAHRDLEQLVLTRGELSFKHIVDEKWSELAYMGLVHEPLYAALNAFIDTTQERVTGSVDCVLFKGSVHVAGRSSPMALYSSDLVSFDSHTIDQCDAVGVSKYFGMQARLLKQIRKE, from the coding sequence ATGGGAAAAGGAAAAATTGTACTCGCCTACTCGGGCGGCCTTGACACCTCGATCTGCATCCCGCTCCTCAAGGAGCACTACGGTTACGACGAAGTGGTCACCGTCGTCGTCGACGTCGGTCAGCCCGCTCACGAGATCGAAGAAGGGGCAAAGAAGGGCGAACGGCTTGCCGACCGCCACTACACGGTGGACGCGAAGGACGCCTTTGTTCGGGAGCACATCTTCCGTGCGATCAAGGCGAACGGGAGTTACGAAGGTTACCCGATGGGCACCGCCCTCGCCCGCCCCCTGATCGCCGAGGAGATCGTCGCCATCGCAAAGAAAGAGGGAGCGACGGCAATCGCCCACGGCTGCACCGGCAAGGGCAACGACCAGCTCCGCTTCGATTTCATCTTCCGTGCGAACGGGTTCGAGGTCGTCGCCCCGATCAGGGAGATGAACCTCGCCCGCGAGTGGGAGATCGAGTACGCCGAGAAGCACGGCGTACCGGTCCCGGTGAAGAAAGAGAAGCCCTGGTCCATCGACGAGAACTTCTGGTCCCGGAGCATTGAAGGCGGAAAACTCGAGGACCCCGCATACCACCCGCCCGAGGAGATCTTTGCCTGGACCCTATCTGCACAGGACGCACCCGCAGAGCCCGAAACCGTCACGATCGGCTTTGAGCAGGGTGTCCCGGTATCCCTCAACGGGAAGAGGATGGAAGGCGGCGACCTGATCCAGGAACTCAACGCCATCGCCGGGCGCCATGGTGTCGGCAGGAACGACATGATCGAGGACCGCATCCTCGGCCTCAAGGCCCGCGAGAACTACGAGCACCCGGCCGCAACCGTCATTCTCACGGCCCACCGCGACCTCGAACAGCTGGTGCTCACCAGGGGAGAACTCTCCTTCAAGCACATCGTGGACGAGAAGTGGTCAGAACTCGCTTACATGGGCCTGGTCCACGAGCCCCTCTATGCCGCCCTCAACGCCTTCATCGACACCACGCAGGAGCGGGTCACAGGCTCGGTGGACTGCGTCCTCTTCAAGGGAAGCGTCCATGTCGCCGGGCGGAGTTCGCCGATGGCCCTCTATTCGAGCGACCTCGTCTCCTTCGACTCCCACACCATCGACCAGTGCGATGCGGTCGGGGTCTCAAAGTACTTCGGGATGCAGGCGCGCCTTCTCAAGCAGATCAGAAAAGAATAA
- a CDS encoding methanogenesis marker 14 protein yields MCASFMDRFFKPKPYIVESVPPPSISHGAGMVIPEYKVKPYFIVASVEMGNTTTKCILTGTNLETGHTYIINKTVKMSRDVRAPKPGEEVFGETLDGTQLTKESVTELVRDTLIQCHKDVGLSIQTDLDFVVRSTGVVAAMDSPDQVGDFVIALANGCLAAGVPPKKMTPPMSKENLTKKLQAHSFADKVVFVGAVAGVIPPLGSSGVEMVANEMEGELAMAGIKEGAKGTPVDFRNPCISIDFGTTLDGRITSDVPAGDPNPFAKTIGNFCGLAGAVPDAIVRGTGQVEGRTGTALDMFGDQSVTEGLSRIGRSASIIEDYVRRIHSHIDIGIVPPDRERFGRVPVSSKVAHDSGVALIGCDVGVNGSETGELNTIGAEIYEKYGRGVLVDVIDHVCAEMALRLIDIASDHGMVPENSSIGFTGRAAISGRKPQYILDGIAKRGYYKDPQNHVVFVDDGLARGAALMGRCMNSLGKPKNPLGGVRGGPCIMARRIKIGK; encoded by the coding sequence ATGTGCGCCAGTTTTATGGACCGCTTTTTCAAACCGAAGCCGTATATCGTTGAAAGTGTTCCCCCACCATCAATCAGCCACGGCGCAGGGATGGTGATCCCCGAATATAAGGTGAAGCCGTACTTCATCGTTGCATCGGTCGAGATGGGAAATACCACGACAAAGTGCATCCTCACCGGCACAAACCTGGAAACAGGCCACACCTATATCATCAACAAGACGGTGAAGATGAGCCGGGACGTCCGAGCGCCAAAACCCGGCGAAGAGGTCTTCGGTGAGACGCTCGACGGCACGCAGCTCACCAAGGAGTCGGTCACCGAACTTGTCAGGGACACGCTGATCCAGTGCCACAAGGATGTGGGCCTCTCAATCCAGACCGATCTCGATTTCGTGGTCAGGAGCACCGGCGTCGTTGCCGCCATGGACTCTCCCGATCAGGTCGGCGATTTCGTCATCGCCCTTGCAAACGGCTGTCTTGCTGCCGGTGTGCCGCCAAAGAAGATGACGCCGCCCATGTCCAAGGAGAACCTCACGAAAAAACTCCAGGCCCACAGTTTCGCGGACAAAGTGGTCTTTGTCGGGGCGGTTGCGGGCGTTATCCCGCCACTGGGAAGTTCAGGTGTGGAGATGGTCGCAAACGAGATGGAGGGCGAACTTGCGATGGCCGGGATCAAAGAAGGCGCAAAGGGCACCCCGGTGGACTTTCGCAATCCCTGCATCTCCATCGACTTCGGCACCACCCTTGACGGCAGGATCACCTCTGACGTCCCGGCCGGCGATCCAAACCCCTTCGCCAAGACGATCGGAAACTTCTGCGGTCTTGCCGGCGCAGTTCCCGACGCCATTGTCAGGGGGACCGGACAGGTCGAGGGGCGGACCGGCACGGCCCTGGACATGTTCGGCGACCAGAGCGTCACCGAGGGGCTTTCACGGATCGGCAGATCGGCGTCGATCATCGAGGATTATGTCAGGCGCATCCACAGCCACATCGATATCGGCATCGTACCGCCTGACCGGGAGCGCTTCGGTCGTGTGCCGGTCAGTTCAAAGGTCGCCCACGATTCCGGCGTCGCCCTGATCGGCTGCGACGTGGGCGTGAACGGGAGCGAAACCGGAGAACTCAATACCATCGGTGCCGAAATATATGAGAAGTACGGCAGGGGCGTGCTTGTGGACGTGATCGACCATGTCTGCGCAGAGATGGCCCTCCGTCTCATAGATATAGCATCCGACCATGGCATGGTCCCTGAAAATTCGTCCATCGGTTTCACCGGGAGAGCGGCAATCTCAGGTCGCAAACCTCAGTATATCCTCGACGGCATTGCAAAGCGGGGCTATTACAAAGATCCGCAGAACCATGTCGTCTTTGTGGACGACGGCCTCGCACGGGGCGCCGCCCTGATGGGGAGGTGCATGAACTCCCTTGGAAAACCGAAAAATCCGCTCGGAGGCGTACGCGGCGGCCCATGCATCATGGCCAGACGGATAAAAATTGGCAAGTGA
- a CDS encoding sll1863 family stress response protein translates to MMSYAPHSAMTNVDPYITMIKAKIEELDAELNVIKAKAKGRGAEAEIQLNEIASEYAGKRDEMERKVKDLQASGGSAMQDMKEGAGRALDELTAALEKAKSRFS, encoded by the coding sequence ATGATGTCATACGCACCTCATTCAGCCATGACCAACGTCGATCCCTATATCACCATGATTAAAGCGAAGATCGAGGAGCTGGATGCCGAGCTCAACGTGATCAAAGCAAAGGCAAAAGGCAGGGGCGCCGAGGCCGAGATCCAGCTCAACGAGATCGCCTCTGAATATGCCGGGAAACGGGATGAAATGGAGAGAAAGGTGAAAGACCTCCAGGCATCAGGCGGAAGCGCCATGCAGGACATGAAAGAAGGGGCCGGGCGGGCGCTCGACGAACTCACCGCAGCGCTTGAAAAGGCGAAGTCACGATTCTCCTGA
- a CDS encoding pyridoxamine 5'-phosphate oxidase family protein: MVKLTEEMKAAFSSVRVFPVATASKDGIPNVVPIGFCMLVGDDTIWIADNFMKKSLANLRENPKAAIYVWGPETKGCFQIKGDVSIVTEGEDFQKMREIVLAKMSQAPAKSLIVVAITEVFSCTPGPGAGDRIPMMGQ; the protein is encoded by the coding sequence ATGGTCAAACTCACAGAAGAGATGAAGGCCGCCTTTTCGTCGGTCAGGGTATTTCCCGTTGCGACCGCTTCGAAGGACGGCATTCCGAATGTTGTGCCGATCGGGTTCTGCATGCTTGTGGGCGACGATACGATCTGGATCGCCGACAATTTTATGAAAAAGAGTCTCGCGAACCTCAGGGAAAACCCGAAGGCTGCGATCTATGTCTGGGGGCCGGAGACGAAGGGGTGTTTCCAGATCAAGGGCGACGTCTCGATCGTGACCGAGGGGGAGGACTTCCAGAAGATGCGGGAGATCGTCCTTGCCAAGATGTCGCAGGCCCCGGCAAAGAGCCTGATCGTCGTCGCGATCACCGAAGTGTTCTCCTGCACGCCCGGGCCCGGTGCGGGCGACCGCATTCCGATGATGGGGCAGTGA
- a CDS encoding pyridoxamine 5'-phosphate oxidase family protein, which yields MAELTPEMKEMFAKAPVYPLATASKDGVPNVAPMKSVWLIDDRTIWVADNYMNKSLANMQENPRAAIYIWGPETKGCIQIKGDVEILTAGPEYEKMRADVKAKSDKYPAKSLIRITITDVYSCAPGAGAGDRLL from the coding sequence ATGGCAGAACTGACGCCTGAGATGAAAGAGATGTTTGCAAAGGCCCCGGTCTATCCGCTCGCGACCGCCTCGAAGGACGGCGTTCCAAACGTCGCCCCGATGAAATCGGTATGGCTCATCGACGACCGGACGATCTGGGTTGCAGACAACTACATGAACAAGAGCCTTGCGAATATGCAGGAGAACCCGCGGGCAGCGATCTATATCTGGGGGCCTGAGACGAAAGGGTGCATCCAGATCAAGGGCGACGTCGAGATCCTCACCGCCGGGCCCGAGTACGAGAAGATGCGTGCGGACGTGAAGGCGAAGTCCGATAAGTACCCGGCAAAGTCGCTGATCAGGATCACGATCACCGATGTGTATTCGTGTGCGCCCGGCGCCGGGGCTGGCGATAGACTCCTGTAA